Genomic segment of Pochonia chlamydosporia 170 chromosome 1, whole genome shotgun sequence:
TCAATGGATCGGAGCTTTTGGTCAATGCCGTCCGCAAGAAGATAGTATCGTTCCAATTCCTGCCAAAGTTAGACTTGGATTAGACATATGTCAACGCGGTGGTCATACCTGTTGAACTTGATCTTGTCTCTGCAGTACAGAAAATATCTGATTTTCGGACTTTTCCTGGAGCCAATCAGACCACGATCACATTCAACACGTTTTGAACTCACTAATTTTTCTTGTAAGGAGAGTGATGTCATAGTCAACGCTTCCATTATTCCCGAGATATCACCAGCGTCTCGATTAATTCGTGTCACGGCAACTTCTAGTGCTGTTTCATGGGCCTTGGTTCGCTCCTCTTCTCTCTCTGTCATACCCTGAAACATTATTTCCATCAATCGATGAAGAGCCTTTGCTCCATTCAGACTTTCGTCAATAAACGTTGTAGTTTCCTAATCATCAGTCAGCGGACGTATCCATGAACAAGAATTTTCATCGGATTACTTTGATTGTAGGTAAAGCAGACTGTGCCATAACTTGCTCGAGATGCATGAGGCTTGCATTGAAGGCTGCCATACGATTATTGACGGACGTTTGCAATACTTGGTCAAATTTGTCTTGTCGATCTTCTAATTCGGTGTCGGCTTCATTTACTGCTCTTTGCATTAGATTTACTacttgtcgaagaagacggATTTGATTGTCTAAACGATTAGCACGGTACGTTTAAAGTTGAAGGAACAAATGACAACACACCTTTGTCGTGGTCCACCCGGGCAGCTTCACAAAATCCCAAGGCTTGGTGACGATAGCTGAGCCATGTGGTCCAGGCAGAATCGGATCGTCCTAATCCTTTAATGCAATCTTCAATTTCTAGAGTCGTCACATGGAGCTCTCGGCTGGGCAGCGCCGAGAGCTTTCCCAACACAGGTTCGCGGAATTTGTTGCATGTTCGTGGGATCTCAAACTTGGCTCTTTCCAGATCACAGATTGCCAAACTGGCAGCGAAGAAATCCACGAAGTCTCTTGCAGCTCTTCCAGTGTTGGTCATCAATGTAGCATCCGTCTCCCCGTTGAGCAGTTCACAATTGTTCACCAATAATCGGGCAGCAATCCCGTGGCAAGAGGGTTCCGATTCCAATGCTTGCAGCTCATTCAGTACGGCAGAATAGGCATTATGGCTTGCATGTCCTGCGTGTAGTAGGGAAGTAGAGGGGTCCAGTGGTGTTGTAGCCTTTTCATCGGCTTGCAGCGCATAAAAGAGTCAGTAGCCTCCTTCCTGACATTGAATATTCTTGATGCTTGCTTACCTCGGGTTCGTTGCTGATTACGCCATCCCAAAGCCAATGTCGTTTGGGCTAGCAAAGTGACCATGACTGCCAGAAACATGACCTGGCGAATCCAGAGtgctgttggctttggcatctTGAACTGCAGATTAATGGCATCTAGAAGAGTCGGTGCAGAACATGTTGTGGGAGAAAGGAGAACACGTCTGGAGAACCGATTattttggagtttgggaaggagcgagcGAGAGAGCTAAGGTCAGAGGTTTAACGTGACTGGGAGGCAGTCGCAAACGAATGACTTACGCGCCTTCCTATTGTTCAACATTCGCACAATTTCTCAAATTGAAGACTCGAAGGACGCACATTACATTGATGCTCTTTATTGTTGACTTGAATCAAAGCGATGGATACCGCAGCCCCAAATCGCTAAAATATAGTAATCCTCTACGCCTTCCTTTACATAACTATTGTCAGGTGTTGTAGCGTCTTCGCCTCATCTCTCACTTTTATTGACACTCTCGGGCGATCTCTAGAATTCGGTTCCAAAATGTGAACAGGCATCACTCGGTCGTTCTTCCGTGGCACCAGAATTTCACCACCTCCGGGAGACGTAATGTCGAAACCATGGACGATGAGTGCTGCGAAAGCTAGAATCTCGTTTGTTGCAAAATGCCTTCCGGGACAAAGGGtcttgccaccaccaaagcccCGAAAAGCAGCTGGATGGATGCCGCCAGACTTGGCCCTTTGTGTGAGAAAACGCTGTGGGTTGAAATCATCCACATCATCTCCCCAAATGGACTTATTGGCGTGAATAATACCTCCTGCAATCTGGACAACGGCGTCTTTCTTGAGGAAGTATCTATCCGCAAGGAGAATGTCTTCCTTGATCAATCTGACAGAGAAGTTCTCAGATCCAATGCGCAGGCACTCTCGAAAGACAGCAAATAGCGTTATGCACTTCTCTTTCAAGATTCCAATACTCAGTTTTCCCGGTCCTTCCAGTTCCTCGCTTGCTTGCAAAGCTTCTACTACTTCTTGTCGGACAATATTTAGTAGCTCTTTGTTTGCAAACAAGCGAAGAACCACCCAAAATGTGGTCGTCGTCGTGTTGACAATCCCAGCGAAGATGAATGACAACGCAGAGCGTGCAATCATTTGCTGATTCATGCCATACTGTTCTTCTAGTCGAACACGATCTCTAGAGATCCGGGCTGCGTCCTTTATATGCCCAGCGTCGAGATATTTCGTGAAGGCATTGACCACTCGCTCTCTACCTTGGTAGGCTTCTGAAGCTGTAACCGATGGCCAGACACCCATAAGAAGACCTCCAAGGCCTTGATCAAACGCCCAGAATGCGGCCTCGAGGTTCGGGTCTTCGGCTATTGGGTTTCGTGGACCATAAAGATATCTGGCGGATCCTACTGTGACCAGGTGACGAGTCCATTGCAAAAGGTCCACCTCCTGTCCTAATGGGTACAACTTTTGCAAAGATGATCCAAACTCGACGAGCTGAAGACACAGTTCCTGGCTTGCTTCGCAGCTCAGAGAATTCAGATACTCACCAGGACCGAAGGCGCCATAAACGACATCGTGAACATCAGCCAAGAAGCCTCGAGGGTCCCCTGGTTCAGGGTCAAGATTTTGCCTTATTGCTGTCACGGTATCGTCGTCCAGACCGAGCACTCTCTTAGTAATATCCGGTATAAGAGGCGAGAAGGAAAGAGTCTTAACATTTCGTTGAATagatgctgccaaggaagggTCTGTCACCACATAGATTCGTGAACCTGGGACCGGCAGAGTGAATATGGGTTCATTCGGATGTGACAAACTAAAGAGCATCAGCTGCATGCACACTCAGACTATGTGTCGAAGCGAGTTTCACAACATACCCAAGTTTCTTTATATACCGACCACCATATACAGCCATGCCTATTAAGTGGCCAATGAAGGGAATCCAAGACGGTAAAACAGTCGGCTCATCAGGATGCAGTTTCCTTCCGGCAGCAAAACGAAGGGCTATTAAGACTGTCACCAATCCTAATATGGTAGTTGTTGCGCCTAAAGGCAGGCTATCGACTTGCAATAGAGCCATTGTGCAAATGCCTAGCAAGATGGCTGGCACCGTCGTCTTAGCAGTCGTCTGGAGCTTTTCTACTGTGGTAGTTTTTGTGCCAGGAGCTACCGGTGACGCGCCTGTGGTCCACCGAATTCAGTTCGATGTTGATAAACTGGCAAAGGCAGTCCTTTCT
This window contains:
- a CDS encoding cytochrome p450 protein (similar to Togninia minima UCRPA7 XP_007913487.1); translated protein: MALLQVDSLPLGATTTILGLVTVLIALRFAAGRKLHPDEPTVLPSWIPFIGHLIGMAVYGGRYIKKLGLSHPNEPIFTLPVPGSRIYVVTDPSLAASIQRNVKTLSFSPLIPDITKRVLGLDDDTVTAIRQNLDPEPGDPRGFLADVHDVVYGAFGPGEYLNSLSCEASQELCLQLVEFGSSLQKLYPLGQEVDLLQWTRHLVTVGSARYLYGPRNPIAEDPNLEAAFWAFDQGLGGLLMGVWPSVTASEAYQGRERVVNAFTKYLDAGHIKDAARISRDRVRLEEQYGMNQQMIARSALSFIFAGIVNTTTTTFWVVLRLFANKELLNIVRQEVVEALQASEELEGPGKLSIGILKEKCITLFAVFRECLRIGSENFSVRLIKEDILLADRYFLKKDAVVQIAGGIIHANKSIWGDDVDDFNPQRFLTQRAKSGGIHPAAFRGFGGGKTLCPGRHFATNEILAFAALIVHGFDITSPGGGEILVPRKNDRVMPVHILEPNSRDRPRVSIKVRDEAKTLQHLTIVM